From a single Phragmites australis chromosome 7, lpPhrAust1.1, whole genome shotgun sequence genomic region:
- the LOC133925101 gene encoding protein REDUCED CHLOROPLAST COVERAGE 3-like, translating into MAPKAGRGKGRGGGGKGDKRKKEEKVVPSVIDVTVVTPYESQVTLKGISTDRVLDVRKLLGSNVETCHLTNYSLSHVARGQRLEDAVEIVALKPCTLKIVEEEYATEEQALAHVRQLLDIVACTTAFAKPRDGATKHKPSKHGRPATPPSPPAPVSTGAHGGEGAPPISEAHDMAAIRPPPKLGEFYDFFSFAHLTPPVHFIRRKEANGASQEGDYFEIEVKVCNGKLLHVVASVKGFYLVGKPHTVSRSLVDLLQQLSNAFANAYEALMKAFVDHNKFGNVPYGFRANTWLIPPIYVDSATKCPALPVEDENWGGDGGGSGRDGKYDRRRWAKEFSILARMPCKTEEERVVRDRKAFLLHNLFVDTAIFRAASTIRRLIDLSMNSTSAQTGPYGSNVLEERVGDMHITVKKDEADVSSKLDDKVDGVAFCQTGAMDISQRNLLKGLTSDESVVVKDSLTLGVVIVKHCGYTATVKVSGCTKDCNDGKQTFDTSDNLDGMLNIDVHDHPDGGSNALNVNSLRIPLPKIINSETAAGNQYPTPKSHGDIPVRKLARTVLEDSLIKLDSMPCKNPRIIRWELGSSWLQYLQKKDSPVSENGKGNATNGDKGAAVKGLGKHFEQLRKIKKKECNIEGSISEKEESNCLPTNGMQESDKIAVDETNKEADISKLMSEDAFFRLKSLGAGLHEKSLEELTKMAHNFYDDTALPKLVADFASLELSPVDGRTMTDFMHTRGLNMCSLGRVVELAEKLPHIQSICIHEMVIRSFKHIIRAVIAAVDDMQNMSAAIAEILNILLGSPRLENDADTDAHSEHNLRLKWVENFLSKRYCWKLKDEFPHLRKFIILRGLCSKVGLELVARDYDMNSPNPFDKSDIVSIVPVCKHVVYSSIDGRNLLESSKMALDKGKLDDAVSYGTKALSKIIAVCGPYHRLSANAYSLLAVVLYHTGDFNQATIYQQKALDINERELGLDHPETMKSYGDLSVFYYRLQHIEMALKYVNRALYLLQFSCGLSHPNSAATYINVAMMEEGMGNVHVALRYLHEALKCNKRLLGADHIQTAASYHAIAIALSMMDAYSLSVQHEQTTLQILQEKLGQDDLRTQDAAAWLEYFESKALEQQEATRRGMPKPDSSIASKGHLSVSDLLDFISPDQERKERDMQRKCRRAKNNIRAHHGEPVEEKENFQHDSGSPLEASKDSFREEKVDMHSQVVLKENYAVHDEQKQADVLSPEEYSDEGWQAANLRGRSANVRKKSSGRKPALTKLAVDRFEDQTKGDKEDAVSAPSQLSFGSFLKNDKLNGDPSIVEDKFCNAMAKPERGAKPKGINRPSSIASKYVSYKDVAVSPPGTVLKPILEQKESKEKDNGHDTDQTLSSEEEDRRFAETEKEKPSDDSSKEVLSSQPDGVNHIETAADSNSDESPSAPKKTSGSKLSASAPPFNPGSLLSMSHPYSTVAIYDASAVLQPIPSQAMEVLPHAIDTRVPRGPRSTLYYRTGHAFQRKQGYTHSQSTIVRGSYSPTTMNPHAAEFVPGKTLQQSDVADREPSPTNPATDSAQDVASQAADEVKAEMPATEKPGQIEKVISGKGKENRGKDVMRNSYKTELARQILLSFIVKSVHDSLGSIGAGSDGKPSGSDEASNEQSSNISKNASGRKDFDKQEKATEVPEGEKDTEGFTVVSKRRRRQQPFMNPINGLYSQQSICTSVS; encoded by the exons TTGTGCCCAGCGTCATCGACGTCACGGTTGTCACCCCCTATGAATCTCAGGTGACACTCAAG GGGATATCTACGGACCGTGTGCTGGACGTGAGGAAGTTGCTGGGGTCGAATGTGGAAACGTGTCACCTGACAAACTATTCGCTGTCCCATGTG GCACGCGGGCAGCGGCTTGAGGACGCCGTCGAAATCGTGGCGCTGAAACCCTGCACGCTCAAGATCGTGGAAG AGGAGTACGCGACGGAGGAGCAGGCGTTGGCGCACGTCCGCCAGCTGCTGGACATCGTCGCCTGCACCACCGCGTTCGCCAAGCCTCGCGACGGCGCCACGAAGCACAAGCCGTCCAAGCATGGGCGCCCCGCGACGCCGCCCTCCCCGCCCGCGCCCGTCTCCACCGGGGCGCATGGCGGCGAGGGCGCGCCGCCGATATCGGAGGCGCACGACATGGCGGCTATCCGGCCGCCGCCGAAACTAGGAGAGTTCTACGACTTCTTCTCGTTCGCCCACCTCACTCCGCCCGTCCACT TTATCAGGAGGAAGGAGGCGAATGGTGCTTCTCAGGAAGGCGATTACTTCGAAATCGAG GTTAAGGTTTGCAACGGGAAGCTTCTGCACGTAGTTGCTTCGGTCAAGGGTTTCTACTTGGTGGGGAAGCCGCACACCGTAAGCCGCTCCCTGGTGGACCTGCTGCAACAGCTCAGCAATGCATTTGCTAAT GCATATGAGGCGCTGATGAAAGCTTTTGTAGATCACAACAAG TTTGGGAATGTACCTTATGGATTCCGTGCAAACACATGGCTTATTCCTCCAATATATGTTGACTCCGCTACAAAGTGCCCAGCACTGCCAGTTGAGGATGAGAATTGGGGTGGAGATGGGGGTGGCAGTGGACGCGATGGAAAATATGATAGAAGACGGTGGGCAAAAGAATTTTCTATTTTGGCTAGAATGCCATGCAAAACTGAGGAAGAGCGGGTGGTCAGAGACCGGAAGGCTTTTCTTTTACACAATCTGTTTGTAGATACAGCAATTTTTAGAGCTGCATCAACGATACGGCGACTCATTGATTTGTCCATGAACTCAACTAGCGCACAAACTGGTCCATATGGTTCGAACGTACTTGAGGAACGTGTCGGGGACATGCATATAACCGTAAAGAAGGATGAGGCTGATGTTAGTTCGAAGCTGGATGACAAAGTTGATGGAGTTGCCTTCTGTCAAACGGGTGCTATGGATATATCACAAAGGAATCTTCTCAAAGGTTTAACTTCTGATGAAAGTGTTGTTGTTAAG GATTCCTTGACACTAGGAGTGGTGATTGTCAAGCATTGCGGATATACGGCAACTGTGAAGGTTTCTGGATGCACGAAAGACTGTAATGATGGTAAACAAACCTTTGATACCTCTGATAATCTTGATGGAATGCTGAACATTGATGTACATGACCATCCAGATGGAGGTTCTAATGCCTTGAATGTTAACAG tctaagaATACCGCTCCCTAAAATTATCAATTCAGAAACTGCTGCTGGTAATCAGTACCCTACTCCAAAGTCTCATGGTGATATTCCTGTGAGGAAACTAGCACGTACTGTACTTGAAGACAGCTTGATAAAGCTGGATAGCATGCCTTGCAAAAATCCTAGAATTATCAGATGGGAACTTGGGTCCTCCTGGCTGCAATACTTGCAGAAAAAGGATTCTCCGGTATCTGAGAATGGTAAGGGGAATGCAACAAATGGTGACAAAGGGGCAGCTGTCAAAGGTCTTGGAAAACATTTTGAACAGTTAAGGAAGATTAAAAAGAAAGAATGCAACATTGAAGGTTCCATCTCTGAGAAGGAAGAGTCTAACTGCTTGCCGACGAATGGTATGCAAGAATCAGATAAGATAGCAGTTGATGAAACAAATAAGGAGGCTGATATAAGCAAGCTGATGTCAGAGGATGCTTTCTTTCGCTTGAAGAGTTTGGGAGCTGGCCTTCATGAAAAG TCGCTTGAAGAGCTCACCAAGATGGCCCACAATTTCTATGATGATACTGCGCTTCCAAAGCTG GTGGCTGATTTTGCTTCCCTTGAACTTTCCCCAGTGGATGGAAGAACCATGACCGATTTCATGCATACTAGGGGACTTAATATGTGCTCCTTAGGCCGTGTG GTAGAGCTAGCGGAGAAGCTCCCACACATCCAGTCCATATGCATCCATGAAATGGTTATTAGATCCTTTAAGCACATCATCCGAGCTGTTATTGCAGCTGTTGATGACATGCAAAATATGTCTGCAGCTATAGCTGAGATTCTAAACATTTTACTAGGATCTCCCAGACTTGAAAATGATGCTGACACAGATGCCCATAGTGAACATAATTTGCGATTGAAATGGGTAGAGAACTTCCTTTCAAAAAGATACTGCTGGAAATTGAAAGATGAATTTCCACACTTACGGAAATTTATCATTCTGAGAGGGCTTTGCAGCAAG GTTGGACTGGAGTTGGTTGCTAGAGACTACGATATGAATAGCCCTAACCCATTTGACAAATCTGACATTGTCAGCATTGTTCCTGTATGCAAG CATGTGGTCTACTCATCTATTGATGGTCGAAACTTACTGGAATCATCAAAGATGGCATTGGATAAAGGAAAACTAGACGATGCTGTCAGCTATGGAACAAAG GCTTTGTCCAAAATTATAGCTGTTTGTGGTCCATACCATCGACTGAGTGCTAATGCATACAGCCTTCTTGCTGTAGTGCTTTACCATACTGGAGATTTTAATCAG GCAACTATCTATCAGCAAAAGGCACTTGATATCAATGAAAGGGAGCTTGGTCTTGACCATCCGGAAACTATGAAGAGTTATGGGGATTTATCTGTCTTCTACTACCGTCTGCAACACATTGAAATGGCTCTAAA GTATGTGAACCGTGCACTATATCTGCTTCAGTTTTCTTGTGGGCTTTCACACCCGAATTCAGCTGCCACCTACATAAATGTGGCTATGATGGAAGAAGGTATGGGAAATGTTCATGTTGCTCTTCGGTACTTGCATGAAGCCCTGAAGTGCAACAAGAGATTGCTAGGAGCTGATCACATCCAG ACTGCTGCAAGCTACCATGCCATAGCCATAGCCCTTTCAATGATGGACGCGTACTCCTTAAGCGTGCAACATGAACAAACCACCTTGCAGATACTTCAGGAGAAACTAGGGCAAGATGACCTTCGAACTCAG GATGCTGCTGCATGGCTAGAATATTTCGAGTCAAAAGCATTAGAACAGCAAGAGGCCACTCGAAGAGGCATGCCAAAACCTGATTCATCTATTGCAAGTAAAGGGCATCTTAG CGTATCAGATCTTCTTGACTTCATAAGCCCAGAccaggaaagaaaagagagggatATGCAAAGGAAGTGCAGGCGTGCAAAG AATAATATCAGAGCCCATCATGGCGAACCAGTTGAAGAAAAGGAGAATTTCCAGCATGACTCAGGATCTCCTCTTGAAGCAAGCAAAGACAGTTTTCGAGAAGAAAAAGTGGATATGCATTCTCAAGTGGtattaaaagaaaattatgCTGTCCATGACGAGCAGAAGCAAGCAGATGTTCTATCACCTGAAGAATATTCTGACGAAGGGTGGCAAGCAGCTAATTTAAGAGGGCGATCTGCAAATGTAAGGAAGAAAAGCAGTGGCAGGAAGCCAGCTCTCACAAAATTAGCGGTTGATCGCTTTGAAGATCAAACAAAAGGAGATAAAGAAGATGCTGTAAGCGCTCCTAGCCAACTCTCCTTTGGTAGCTTTCTGAAAAATGACAAGTTAAATGGGGATCCCAGCATTGTTGAAGATAAGTTTTGCAATGCTATGGCTAAACCAGAACGGGGTGCAAAACCTAAAGGAATTAACAGGCCAAGTAGCATAGCTTCCAAGTATGTATCATACAAAGATGTGGCTGTTTCTCCCCCTGGCACAGTCTTGAAACCAATTTTGGAACAGAAGGAATCAAAGGAGAAGGATAATGGACATGATACTGATCAAACACTGTCATCCGAGGAAGAAGATAGAAGGTTTGCAGAAACAGAGAAGGAAAAGCCAAGTGATGACAGCAGCAAAGAGGTGCTTTCAAGTCAGCCAGATGGAGTCAATCATATAGAAACAGCAGCTGACAGCAACAGTGACGAAAGCCCATCAGCGCCTAAGAAAACATCTGGAAGCAAACTTTCAGCTTCAGCTCCTCCATTCAATCCTGGATCACTCTTATCAATGTCCCACCCGTACAGCACAGTGGCAATATATGATGCTAGTGCTGTTCTTCAACCAATACCAAGCCAAGCAATGGAGGTTCTCCCTCATGCCATTGACACTAGAGTGCCTCGTGGTCCTCGGTCCACCTTGTACTATCGTACTGGGCATGCCTTCCAAAGGAAACAAGGTTACACACACAGCCAGAGTACTATTGTGAGGGGTAGCTACTCCCCCACAACCATGAATCCTCATGCTGCTGAGTTTGTACCTGGAAAAACTTTGCAGCAATCTGATGTGGCTGACAGAGAACCTAGTCCCACTAATCCTGCGACTGATTCTGCTCAGGATGTGGCATCTCAGGCCGCAGATGAAGTAAAGGCTGAAATGCCTGCCACAGAAAAGCCAGGTCAAATTGAGAAAGTCATTTCAGGTAAAGGAAAGGAAAACAGAGGTAAAGATGTCATGAGAAATTCATACAAAACAGAACTTGCGAGGCAAATTTTGCTCAGTTTCATCGTGAAGTCAGTTCACGATAGCTTAGGTTCCATTGGAGCTGGATCAGACGGAAAACCAAGTGGATCCGATGAAGCTAGTAATGAACAGAGCAGCAACATAAGCAAGAATGCCTCTGGTCGCAAAGATTTTGATAAACAAGAGAAAGCTACCGAGGTACCTGAAGGCGAGAAGGATACAGAGGGATTTACAGTCGTTTCAAAACGCAGAAGGCGGCAACAGCCATTCATGAACCCCATAAATGGTCTCTATTCTCAGCAGTCTATTTGCACTTCTGTCAGCTAA
- the LOC133925102 gene encoding VQ motif-containing protein 11, whose amino-acid sequence MASRSPKMVREAATSCMDANTTFVQADPATFRALVQKLTGAPGGTPAEKQEVVMTVAHAPPPRRPKLQERRRAVPARLELTRRQSFYYHHHHGLVHSPVSPMDAYLLASSSSSPSLSSSSSMSPSTHSSSSCGVVISKEEEEREEKAIASKGFYLHSSPRSGGDGERPKLLPLFPVHSPRSYFAS is encoded by the coding sequence atgGCGTCTCGCTCGCCGAAGATGGTGAGAGAAGCTGCCACGAGCTGCATGGACGCGAACACGACGTTCGTGCAGGCCGACCCGGCGACGTTCAGGGCGCTCGTGCAGAAGCTGACGGGGGCGCCGGGTGGCACGCCGGCGGAGAAGCAGGAGGTGGTGATGACCGTCGCGcatgcgccgccgccgaggcggCCGAAGCTGCAGGAGAGGCGGCGCGCGGTGCCGGCGAGGCTGGAGCTCACGCGGCGGCAGTCCTTCTattaccaccaccaccacggccTCGTGCACTCGCCGGTCTCGCCCATGGACGCCTAcctcctggcctcctcctcctcctcgccgtcgctgtcgtcgtcctcgtcgatGTCGCCGTCGACTCATTCGTCGTCGTCGTGCGGCGTGGTGATAagcaaggaagaggaggagagggaggagaaggccATCGCCTCCAAGGGGTTCTACCTGCACTCGTCGCCGAggagcggcggcgacggcgagaggCCGAAGCTGCTGCCGCTGTTTCCGGTTCACTCCCCCCGGAGCTACTTCGCCTCCTAA
- the LOC133925104 gene encoding uncharacterized protein LOC133925104, giving the protein MDLMHVVVAGHTLAVVERDDTHDPATGRALTGSWLWDSSLVLASHLATCSSARLQLQGATVLELGAGTGLPGIAAVACLSAARCVLTDVQPLLPGLRANVEANGLTAAQADVRELRWGDQLEPELTVDVVLMSDVFYDPEDMPAMAATLRGLWRHGGGGTVGWAASEVRDGVQECMDVLREQGFAVAEVDRVTRPLLRDPEQKAAFAVYRVSRR; this is encoded by the coding sequence ATGGACTTGATGCACGTAGTCGTGGCCGGCCACACCCTGGCCGTGGTCGAGCGCGATGATACGCACGACCCGGCCACCGGCCGCGCGCTTACCGGTTCGTGGCTGTGGGACTCCTCCCTCGTCCTCGCCTCCCATCTCGCCACCTGCTCCTCCGcccggctccagctccaaggCGCCACCGTCCTCGAGCTCGGCGCCGGCACCGGCCTCCCGGGCATCGCAGCCGTCGCCTGCCTCAGCGCCGCGCGCTGCGTGCTCACGGACGTGCAGCCGCTGCTGCCGGGCCTCAGGGCCAACGTGGAGGCCAACGGGCTTACCGCCGCGCAGGCTGACGTGCGTGAGCTCAGGTGGGGTGATCAGCTCGAGCCAGAGCTGACAGTGGACGTGGTGCTCATGTCGGACGTGTTCTACGACCCGGAGGACATGCCGGCGATGGCGGCCACGCTGCGGGGGCTGTGGCGgcatggcggcggtggcacggTGGGGTGGGCGGCAAGCGAGGTGCGGGACGGGGTGCAGGAGTGCATGGACGTGCTACGGGAGCAAGGCTTCGCGGTAGCCGAGGTCGACAGGGTCACCCGGCCGCTGCTGCGCGACCCCGAGCAGAAGGCCGCCTTCGCCGTCTATCGTGTCTCACGCAGATAA